The following are encoded together in the Drosophila sechellia strain sech25 chromosome 3R, ASM438219v1, whole genome shotgun sequence genome:
- the LOC6607157 gene encoding adenosine deaminase-like protein: MEQFLKGLPKVELHAHLNGSLGIKSLSDLGERLYGTSSEDFLKLCARFSQFEKDMDACFEKFAFVHELTSTRDGLRFATELAVRDFAEDNVQYVELRTTPKANENYSRRDYVQTVIDAIKEASETYPEITVKLLPSINRAEPVDVAEETVSLAVELAQAYPNLILGIDLSGNPGKGRFSDFAPILAQARDKGLKLAIHCAEIENPSEVKEMLQFGMSRCGHGTFLTPEDIEQLKQRSIAIECCLTSNVKSGTVPSLEEHHLKRIMEANAPKVICTDDSGVFDTTLTKEFLIAAKTFGLTRQQCIDLTLEAVHHSFASEQEQIQMADRVGNYAVILAK, translated from the coding sequence ATGGAGCAGTTTCTAAAAGGTCTGCCCAAAGTAGAGCTCCATGCTCACCTCAACGGTTCCTTGGGCATTAAAAGCCTATCTGATCTTGGCGAGCGATTGTATGGAACCTCCTCTGAAGATTTCCTGAAGTTGTGCGCGCGCTTCAGTCAATTTGAAAAGGATATGGATGCATGCTTCGAGAAGTTTGCTTTTGTGCACGAGTTGACCTCCACCCGGGATGGTCTGCGATTTGCCACGGAGCTGGCGGTTCGGGATTTCGCTGAGGACAACGTCCAGTATGTGGAACTGAGGACCACTCCCAAGGCGAACGAAAACTATTCACGCAGGGATTACGTGCAGACCGTGATCGATGCAATCAAGGAAGCTAGCGAAACGTATCCAGAGATAACAGTCAAACTACTACCCTCCATCAATCGAGCGGAACCAGTGGACGTGGCTGAGGAAACAGTTTCCCTGGCTGTGGAGTTGGCACAGGCTTATCCAAATCTTATCTTAGGCATCGATCTAAGCGGAAATCCAGGCAAGGGGCGGTTCTCCGACTTTGCTCCTATTCTTGCACAGGCCCGAGATAAGGGTCTAAAATTAGCTATACACTGTGCCGAGATCGAGAATCCATCGGAGGTGAAGGAAATGCTGCAGTTTGGAATGTCCCGCTGTGGACATGGAACTTTTCTTACTCCCGAGGACATTGAGCAACTTAAACAACGAAGTATAGCCATTGAATGCTGCCTCACCAGTAATGTTAAGTCGGGAACAGTGCCCAGCTTGGAGGAGCACCACTTGAAAAGAATAATGGAGGCAAACGCACCCAAGGTTATCTGCACGGACGACAGCGGCGTTTTTGATACCACTTTGACAAAGGAGTTTCTGATTGCTGCGAAAACTTTCGGTCTAACCCGTCAGCAATGCATCGATTTGACCTTGGAGGCAGTGCATCATTCATTCGCCAGCGAACAGGAGCAAATACAGATGGCGGACAGGGTGGGAAACTACGCAGTCATATTGGCCAAATAA
- the LOC6607158 gene encoding protein Red has product MSDAHLEAPPSVRLTNDDFRKLLATPRAPPPGSGTSSTSAGGSLATATFATPSTAPGATGLSGEKKKGQSSSERNDLRRKKKNFYAALKKQEDVKLQELSEKYRDRARERRDGANPDYVNVSTPGHGSSTNTYRAVAPDMKSGIDAQERRRRIIQESKFLGGDIQHTHLVKGLDYALLQKVRSELHSKEAEEEEIAAAVAREKLAEAAAAAEQLEAERRESEDINAINGALARNIYNIVQARRSKEIPRNELFAPGRMAYVIDLDDELGESDIPTTLKRSKFEVPVSQEDVATLTTNDIVINKLSQILSYLRAGGRNKKNKKRDKDKPLFYEKEVENLRGSSSNGGSSRHATSSSSNMEGKSAPLGDNIYDDIGDYQPTATRADRNRQEQGKPAPSYFGDGPPEASEEPIISSIPPPPKISKAMAARFAEPEGYAECYPGLEEMNDAIDDSDDEVDYTKMDLGNKKGPIGRWDFDTQEEYSDYMSTKEALPKAAFQYGVKMQDGRKTRKNKTEKNEKAELDREWQKIQTIIQKRKLPKEGGGGGGGGDEPDYKSAKY; this is encoded by the exons ATGTCGGATGCCCACTTGGAAGCACCGCCTTCGGTGCGACTGACCAACGATGACTTTCGCAAGCTGCTAGCTACGCCCCGAGCTCCTCCTCCTGGCTCAGGGACGAGCAGCACCTCCGCTGGAGGATCTCTGGCCACTGCTACCTTTGCCACGCCCTCCACCGCCCCCGGGGCGACAGGATTGAGTGGTGAAAAGAAGAAGGGTCAGAGCAGCAGCGAGCGGAATGATCTGCGGCGCAAGAAAAAGAACTTCTATGCGGCGCTCAAGAAGCAGGAGGATGTGAAGCTGCAAGAGCTGTCCGAGAAGTACAGGGACCGAGCACGAGAACGACGTGATGGTGCCAATCCGGATTACGTGAACGTGAGCACGCCGGGACACGGAAGCAGCACCAATACGTATCGAGCCGTAGCGCCAGATATGAAATCCGGAATCGATGCCCAGGAACGAAGAAGACGTATCATTCAGGAGTCCAAGTTCTTGGGTGGTGACATCCAGCATACGCATTTGGTGAAGGGTCTTGATTACGCCCTTCTGCAGAAAGTGCGCTCTGAGCTGCACTCCAAGGaagcggaggaggaggagattGCCGCCGCTGTTGCAAGGGAAAAGCTCGCCGAagcagctgccgccgccgaGCAATTGGAAGCGGAGCGCCGCGAGTCGGAGGATATTAATGCAATCAATGGTGCACTGGCGCGCAATATTTACAATATAGTGCAGGCAAGGCGTTCTAAAGAAATTCCCCGCAATGAGTTATTTGCTCCAGGACGGATGGCCTATGTGATCGACCTGGATGACGAGCTAGGAGAGTCGGATATTCCAACCACACTGAAGCGCTCCAAGTTCGAGGTGCCGGTGTCACAAGAGGATGTGGCCACGCTGACCACCAATGACATTGTGATCAACAAGCTGTCACAAATCCTGAGCTATCTACGTGCCGGTGGTCGTAACAAGAAGAACAAAAAGCGCGACAAGGACAAGCCGCTGTTCTACGAAAAGGAGGTGGAAAATCTTCGTGGATCGTCTAGCAATGGTGGCTCCAGTCGGCACGCCACCTCGTCCTCATCGAACATGGAAGGGAAATCAGCTCCCTTGGGCGATAATATCTACGACGATATAGGGGACTACCAACCCACTGCCACGCGAGCTGACCGAAACCGCCAGGAGCAAGGCAAGCCCGCCCCCTCATACTTTGGAGACGGCCCGCCGGAGGCATCAGAGGAGCCGATCATATCCAGTATTCCCCCGCCACCCAAGATATCCAAGGCCATGGCCGCACGATTCGCTGAACCCGAGGGATACGCCGAATGCTATCCCGGGCTGGAGGAGATGAACGACGCCATCGACGACTCGGACGATGAGGTGGATTACACAAAGATGGATTTGGGCAATAAAAAGGGGCCCATTGGACGCTGGGACTTTGACACGCAGGAGGAGTACTCCGACTACATGAGCACGAAGGAGGCGCTGCCCAAGGCTGCCTTCCAGTACGGTGTCAAGATGCAGGACGGTCGCAAGACGCGCAAGAACAAGACGGAGAAGAACGAGAAGGCCGAGCTCGATAGGGAGTGGCAGAAGATTCAG ACAATCATTCAAAAGCGAAAACTGCCAAAGGAAGGcggaggcggcggtggtggtggcgatGAACCCGATTACAAATCCGCAAAGTACTAA
- the LOC6607159 gene encoding jmjC domain-containing histone demethylation protein 1 has protein sequence MSTAVETGSSPSKSNSNNNSSGGNNSANNNNGNGNLSPNAKGVQRRQLRERKQRKLYLEEWSLGDEDGEGTRGFSVAEKLESSKFAQAGMVREMRGCDLNVAFLQQHGFNIPLLFRDKAGLGLRMPDPQEFTVNDVRLCVGSRRLLDVMDVNTQKNLQMTMKEWQQYYDSPQKDRLLNVISLEFSHTRLDRFVQSPEIVRQIDWVDVVWPKQLKDAQREGTNLLGGMMYPKVQKYCLMSVKNCYTDFHIDFGGTSVWYHILRGSKVFWLIPPTDRNLQLYEKWVLSGKQADIFFGDTVEKCARVYLTAGNTFFIPTGWIHAVYTPTQSLVFGGNFLHSFGIVKQLKTASVEDSTKVPQKFRYPFFTEMLWYVLARYVHTLLGHSHLEGEASLSEDEMAARPHTHLTHHELFGLKEIVMYLYDLPPQKKNVPSLVLDPVALIKDVRSLVERHCKDQQDLAITGVSVLKSPPGSQPPFLLYDRTRVKQEIKQEIARKNAEVIREQQQLEAGRAREVESDTSQSTGVGSAIAMGAGVEYSNGVMKKEQLENGSGVSVGGHGSQPEATFALPTDTLKYRPPKKMHLATALVAAAASSSSGGGGPVAGAGGSAVMGSSHSPTGGGVGPVTGGAISVIATSSSYIEGGQVGGILNVDNCHSPEGGGAKLSPNLTGTGQPRRRRTRCKNCAACQRSDCGTCPFCMDMVKFGGPGRAKQTCMMRQCLSPMLPVTAQCVYCHLDGWRQTPVSPQTKQLASADGPSALMECSVCYEIAHPDCALSQLDGTEDAADAKGIVNEDLPNSWECPSCCRSGKNYDYKPRHFRARQKSSEVRRVSVSHGPGGAEGHADGNALLPPPVGQYNDFVFTSESEMESGTVSGHMTHWKHGMKRHHQLEVKTERNNSCDTPSPGISPNAIGGDSKVGKRRKSDDGTSVSSSMHESNDAPCGSSAEGAGGAGTANISTNQWSGSGGGGGSRKKNSIRSQLAQQMLNSSTRVLKKPQYVVRPASGTGSSSSSGNGGSASATNGISNGSNQNGANSCGAGNGERGTNNGGLSGLNGLGNQHHSSSQNLALDPTVLKIIFRYLPQDTLVTCCSVCKVWSNAAVDPDLWKKMNCSEHKMSASLLTAIVRRQPEHLILDWTQIAKRQLAWLVARLPALKNLSLQNCPIQAVLALHTCLCPPLQTLDLSFVRGLNDAAIRDILSPPKDSRPGLSDSKTRLRDLKVMKLAGTDISDVAVRYITQSLPYLRHLDLSSCQRITDAGVAQIGTSTTAITRLTELNLSACRLVSENALEHLAKCEGLIWLDLRHVPQVSTQSVIRFASNSKHDLCVRDIKLVERRRRNSTTAPRSWHHD, from the exons ATGTCCACTGCCGTTGAAACGGGGTCGTCGCCTTCCAagagcaatagcaacaacaatagcagcggcggcaacaacagcgccaacaacaacaacggcaacggCAATCTCAGTCCAAATGCAAAAGGCGTGCAGCGGCGTCAACTG CGCGAGAGGAAGCAGCGCAAGCTCTACCTGGAGGAATGGTCGCTGGGTGACGAGGATGGCGAGGGGACGCGGGGATTCAGCGTTGCCGAGAAGCTCGAATCTTCAAAGTTCGCGCAGGCGGGAATGGTGCGCGAGATGCGCGGATGCGATCTCAACGTAGC TTTCCTCCAACAGCACGGCTTCAACATCCCGCTGTTATTCCGGGACAAAGCTGGCTTGGGTTTACGAATGCCCGATCCGCAGGAGTTCACCGTGAACGATGTGCGACTGTGCGTGGGATCCAGGCGACTCCTCGACGTCATGGACGTGAACACGCAGAAGAACCTGCAGATGACCATGAAGGAGTGGCAGCAGTACTATGACAGTCCGCAGAAGGACCGTCTGCTAAACGTGATCTCGCTGGAGTTCTCGCACACCCGCCTGGACAGGTTCGTTCAGAGTCCGGAGATCGTGCGCCAGATCGACTGGGTGGATGTGGTCTGGCCCAAGCAGCTGAAGGACGCTCAGCGGGAGGGCACCAATCTGCTGGGCGGCATGATGTACCCGAAGGTGCAGAAATACTGCCTGATGTCAGTGAAGAACTGCTACACGGATTTTCACATTGACTTCGGCGGGACTTCCGTTTGGTATCACATCCTAAGAGGGAGCAAAGTATTTTGGCTAATTCCACCCACCGACCGTAATCTGCAATTGTATGAAAAGTGGGTTCTCTCTGGCAAACAGGCAGACATTTTCTTCGGAGACACAGTGGAGAAATGTGCCAGGGTTTATTTAACGGCGGGGAACACCTTCTTCATACCCACCGGCTGGATACACGCAGTGTACACGCCCACCCAATCCCTCGTTTTTGGAGGAAATTTCCTGCACTCCTTCGGGATAGTGAAGCAACTTAAAACCGCTAGTGTTGAGGATAGCACGAAAGTGCCTCAGAAGTTCCGGTACCCTTTCTTCACGGAGATGCTGTGGTACGTCCTTGCTCGCTATGTTCATACGTTACTGGGCCACTCACACCTGGAAGGTGAGGCCTCGTTGAGCGAGGATGAAATGGCTGCCCGTCCGCATACCCATCTTACGCACCATGAGCTCTTTGGACTAAAGGAGATCGTTATGTATTTGTACGATCTGCCGCCGCAGAAGAAAAATGTACCCAGCCTAGTTCTGGATCCTGTGGCCCTGATCAAAGACGTCCGTTCGTTGGTCGAGCGTCACTGCAAGGATCAGCAAGATCTCGCGATTACTGGTGTGTCAGTGTTAAAGTCGCCACCAGGATCGCAGCCCCCCTTCTTGTTGTATGATCGCACACGCGTGAAACAGGAGATAAAGCAGGAAATTGCACGCAAGAATGCAGAGGTAATACGGGAACAACAGCAATTGGAGGCGGGCAGAGCCAGGGAGGTCGAATCGGATACATCTCAATCCACTGGAGTGGGTTCAGCCATCGCAATGGGGGCTGGAGTCGAGTACAGTAACGGAGTTATGAAGAAGGAGCAATTGGAGAACGGTAGCGGAGTATCAGTTGGCGGGCACGGGTCACAGCCAG AGGCCACCTTTGCCCTGCCCACCGATACGCTTAAGTATCGCCCACCCAAGAAGATGCATTTGGCCACCGCGTTGGTGGCAGCCGCTGCAAGCAGTAGCTCTGGAGGAGGCGGCCCAGTTGCAGGAGCGGGAGGATCAGCGGTAATGGGAAGCAGCCATAGTCCTACCGGCGGAGGAGTGGGCCCAGTCACAGGAGGCGCTATTAGTGTGATTGCCACCAGCTCCAGCTACATTGAAGGAGGACAAGTTGGAGGAATTCTCAACGTGGACAATTGCCATTCTCCAGAAGGGGGTGGCGCCAAACTGTCTCCAAATCTGACCGGTACTGGACAACCAAGACGTCGCAGGACGCGCTGCAAGAACTGTGCCGCCTGCCAGCGCTCTGACTGCGGCACCTGTCCCTTCTGTATGGATATGGTTAAGTTTGGTGGACCCGGTCGGGCCAAGCAAACGTGCATGATGCGACAGTGTCTATCGCCAATGCTGCCGGTTACAGCGCAGTGTGTTTACTGCCATCTTGATGGATGGCGTCAGACACCAGTCTCTCCGCAGACCAAGCAACTGGCTTCCGCCGATGGGCCCTCCGCTCTAATGGAGTGTTCCGTGTGCTACGAGATCGCCCACCCGGACTGTGCTCTCTCGCAGTTAGATGGCACAGAGGATGCGGCGGACGCCAAGGGAATCGTAAATGAAGATCTGCCAAACAGTTGGGAGTGTCCCAGCTGCTGCCGCTCCGGCAAAAACTATGACTATAAG CCTCGCCATTTTCGGGCACGGCAAAAGTCCTCCGAAGTACGTCGCGTTTCTGTTTCCCATGGTCCAGGAGGCGCCGAAGGCCACGCGGATGGAAATGCATTGCTGCCGCCCCCGGTGGGCCAGTATAATGACTTTGTCTTCACCAGTGAGTCGGAAATGGAATCGGGAACTGTCAGTGGCCACATGACGCATTGGAAACACGGAATGAAGCGCCACCATCAGCTGGAGGTTAAAACGGAGCGAAATAATAGCTGCGACACCCCATCGCCCGGCATCTCACCAAATGCCATTGGCGGCGACTCCAAAGTAGGAAAGCGGCGCAAGAGCGACGACGGAACGAGCGTTAGTAGCAGCATGCACGAGAGCAATGACGCTCCATGTGGCTCTTCGGCGGAGGGAGCTGGTGGAGCAGGAACTGCAAATATATCCACTAATCAGTGGAGCGGCAGTGGCGGCGGAGGTGGTTCCCGCAAGAAGAACTCAATACGATCACAGCTGGCCCAGCAAATGCTGAACTCGTCGACCCGAGTCCTCAAGAAACCCCAATATGTCGTGCGGCCAGCAAGTGGAACCGGCTCGTCTTCGTCCAGTGGAAATGGAGGCAGCGCATCCGCCACCAACGGAATCAGCAATGGCAGCAATCAAAACGGTGCAAACTCCTGTGGAGCTGGCAACGGCGAGCGAGGAACCAATAACGGAGGATTGAGCGGCTTAAACGGCTTGGGCAATCAGCACCACAGTTCATCACAAAACCTGGCGTTGGACCCAACTGTGCTGAAGATCATATTTCGTTACCTTCCACAGGACACGCTGGTCACCTGTTGCTCAGTATGCAAGGTATGGTCGAACGCAGCGGTCGATCCCGATTTGTGGAAGAAAATGAATTGCTCGGAGCACAAGATGTCAGCATCACTTTTGACAGCGATTGTGCGCAGGCAGCCGGAGCATCTCATTTTGGACTGGACGCAGATTGCCAAGAGGCAGTTGGCGTGGCTGGTGGCTCGCCTCCCGGCGCTCAAGAATCTCTCGCTGCAAAACTGCCCCATCCAGGCAGTGTTGGCACTGCACACCTGCCTTTGTCCACCGCTTCAAACTCTGGATCTCAGCTTTGTGAGAGGATTGAACGATGCTGCAATAAGGGACATCCTTTCGCCTCCAAAGGATTCGCGACCTGGCTTAAGTGACTCGAAGACGCGTCTAAGGGATCTCAAAGTAATGAAGCTGGCGGGAACAGATATCTCCGATGTGGCTGTGCGCTATATCACGCAGTCGTTACCGTATCTGcggcatctggatctttcctCCTGCCAACGAATCACGGATGCGGGCGTGGCACAAATTGGAACCTCCACCACAGCCATCACTCGTCTCACGGAGCTTAATCTGAGCGCTTGCAGGCTCGTGTCTGAGAACGCTCTGGAGCACCTGGCCAAGTGCGAAGGTCTCATCTGGCTGGACCTGCGCCATGTGCCCCAGGTGAGCACCCAGTCGGTGATTCGCTTTGCAAGCAACTCCAAGCATGATCTGTGCGTCAGAGACATCAAGCTGGTAGAGCGAAGGCGGAGGAACTCGACGACAGCACCCCGCAGCTGGCACCACGACTGA
- the LOC6607160 gene encoding uncharacterized protein LOC6607160: MKPQSKRKSFPFNAPPPGGIMDFGFGSCSTFGNSVENDLVKWQHKRKSEQPAPAVLPPKMLITEERITQHFSGLSLDPKINVAASTVVSNNNSVANVTGGLATDDIPSTSTGKTHHPNPAYQMAAMELEQKLRNANRIVICDGLKPGSGPGSAPPVIPPEWLIKAIPRPCTALVPWQPSPLQMPMPGAKMVSTQIVAPMAAAPAVQELDDYDDDLEFFENNNTCSVNLNKSEQEHMDEDL, encoded by the exons ATGAAGCCCCAGAGCAAGCGGAAGTCGTTCCCATTCAATGCGCCTCCTCCGGGCGGAATCATGGACTTCGGATTCGGGAGCTGCAGCACCTTCGGCAATTCGGTGGAGAATGACCTGGTAAAATGGCAGCACAAGCGAAAATCCGAGCAGCCGGCACCCGCAGTGCT ACCACCCAAAATGCTTATAACCGAGGAGAGGATCACCCAGCATTTCAGCGGTCTATCGCTGGATCCGAAGATCAATGTAGCCGCCTCCACCGTTGttagcaacaacaatagcgTGGCCAACGTTACGGGCGGACTAGCCACGGATGATATACCGTCTACCAGCACCGGGAAGACCCATCACCCCAATCCCGCCTATCAAATGGCGGCCatggagctggagcagaaACTGCGCAATGCCAATCGCATTGTGATTTGTGATGGCCTCAAGCCGGGATCGGGTCCCGGTTCCGCTCCACCTGTAATACCACCGGAATGGCTGATCAAGGCCATACCGCGTCCCTGCACCGCCTTGGTGCCTTGGCAACCGTCGCCACTGCAGATGCCGATGCCGGGAGCCAAGATGGTGTCGACCCAAATAGTGGCACCCATGGCTGCGGCACCGGCGGTCCAGGAGCTGGACGACTACGACGACGATCTGGAGTTCTTTGAGAACAACAACACGTGCAGCGTGAACCTAAACAAGTCTGAGCAGGAGCACATGGACGAAGACCTGTAG